GCCAACCAACAAAGGAAATAGCCTACAATAGACCTAGGTTGGAATAACCCCACAGGAAATAGCCTACAATAGAACTGGGTTGGAATAACCCGAACGACGCAACATAATTGAGTATAAACAACCAAAAGCAAAGGCATTTGtatttcacatttttcaaATACCATAATTCAGTTGTGCGCCAAAAGAGTGGTAAATCAGAGTTAAATTAGACAAAGGTGGTAACTTACTTGCTCTTATTGTACTCAAACTCAATATGAAGGCAGTCTTCAATTCCAACTTCCATCTTACAAATACAAGATAAAAGATTActgacatattttatataaggaaaaatataagagaaattAATCTACTAGACATGTGCATAATGTATCATAAACCACAGGTGAATCATGGTTTCATACATCCTCCCTATCATTTTCACTTGACAAAGTTGCATAACTATGGCATAGCACACCAGTAATGTAACAGGtaaataagaaacaaaaaatacctTGATGCTGTTGTTGATTGATGGAGGAGGGCTATAATTTCGAACCTGATCCATGAAAGACAATGGTTAAATCAGCTTGAATAGATTAGAGCAACTCAAACTCATCGGAATCATGATATAAAGTTTGAATGCAAAGAGAAATACACCCTCCCCAAAAGGGATCACAGCaagaaaatatagataatataaGCTAGTCCATGCCATAATCACTACTTCTTTTTTAGCATAAAACTAACCAGGTTCTATTGAAGTACTGGGTATGTTAGAGGAGTAGCTGAAGAAGTGCCAGTTCTAAGTCCTTAAGTAACAGACAAAGTTTAATGATCCACTGTAATGATGTCTCTAAGTATACATAAAGAGGAATCTATACTTCAATAGCAATGGTGAAAAATGTAAAGCTCTCACAGTATATTGTGGCAATTATGTAAAGATTCACATCtaagaaaataatagtatgcatataattcttaattttacaTCAAGATCTAAATTAGTGATCTAATTAACAAACATTCAAAAGAAGTGTGGACAGTGTTACAGGTCCTCAAGATGCACAAGACATCCAATTAGGATAATATGCATGTTCTCTAGAGGGTAATAGAAGAAGGGTTTTACCACAAAGTCTTGATACTGCACTATGCTGCCAGCATAACCCCGACTTATTGTCACTTTTAGGACATACCTGAAATGCGCACAAAAGTtccaaaatgatatttaaCATTTGACACTTGAAAGACGACATATCAAATACAAAAGCCAGAACATGCAGAAAATGCAAATACTGGACACAATTTCTATATTTGTACACATTGAAATCTATGTTTTGCAACAGCAATGATTTGAGAGCTTTTTGACAAGCAAAAGCttcaatatcattttatacTGAGACAATGAGACTCCTTAGATATCCAGGAAAAATTCCACACAATCTGAAACCAACATCAGAATACATTCTCCAGAAGTTACTCAGAACATCCAGGGATGCCATATGATCATCAATATACAACACAACTCGGATAGTTTAAGAAACATAAACTTTAAGAAACTAAAATCCCAGGTCACATCAACCGAAGCCATTCTCTATTCCTAGTAGTTAGAACTTTTAACCAAGACCGCTATAAAAGAGGCTATTAAGACTCCAGCGGATTCTCAGGATGCCTAACCTTgcccaaaaattttgaaacagaTCTCTTCCTTTAGTTCATCTTGTGCTTCCTCAAAGCAggaacaaaaagtaaaagcaTGGGCCATGGATCTCTTTTGCAAGTAGATGAACAGCAAAGACAAGAGTGTATTCTACGGATCTATTTAGGACACACTGAGCAACTCACCTTAGCCGCACATTTACCCCATTGTATGTCTCATATGGCATCTCGACGGTAGAGAATTCAAATGgaaatgtttttctttcatatatttctCCAGGAACATCCAGTTCGCGAactattacaagaaaaaaaaatcaaatatatatcaaaaagagaaaaagtcCTGCTCACGAGCATGCGACATTATCGCACAGGACACTGCATACATGAtggttaaaattgaaattctctGAAAtggatgataaaatttaatagtcAGCATTATGCAttataaaaagttcaaaagCTACATACATAGCACACAGCAAGCAAGTATACAGCTTAAGCCAGAGACATATTGCATAGCAAGCTGGTCTTGCTTCCAGaagattgataaattatttgttcttACCCAGAGAAGTGAAGTCATAGAAGTTGCCTCTGTCAAAGTACATTTCTGCAAACAAGAGAGAATGTTGAGAAACATACAAGCAGAAGCCTATGTGGTGAATAGCagtattctttttcaaaatttgatatatttgcCGCTATGTCATTTCTTTTCGGTTATGCAAAAAGAAGTCCAGCTATAAATGTGATTTGAAGATCAAGCAGTGATCTCATAATACAACTCGTACATACCTATCTGGCCAAGAAGCTCAACTTTGATTCCATTGTGTTCAACCTTCTTCCCTGAAACTGGTTCAACAGAAATCTGAAACGATGACACATGATGTGCATCACGATGATTAAACAAATCTTTACTTAACAATGATCTTCAGCCCTAAATTGGTAAAGGTAATATCTGTGGCACAATATGATATACCTTCCCAGATATCGTTTCTTGACTTTGAAAGAGTGGGACCATTACTGTTTGACCATTCTCCTTCTTCAGTGCCACCTACAGTAACATGGATTCAGGGGATATGAAAATCTTGAGCCCGCCTAGCTGTATGATAAAATTGCTCACAAGAATTTATTGCACCAATAAGCAACATAATTGTAGTTAACCACTCTAGCATTCAAAATTAACAATCAAAAAACAGTACCTAAAGTTACTATCACTGTTCATGCACACCACTAAGTATCAGAAAAATGCACCATTGCTCACAGATATACAACTATACACAGCTCAAAAGCAAATATGGAGCGTTTTTTAACATTCATTCCGAACCCATCCCTCGATGTACTGCAATTTTCCATATTATACCTTTTGAGATAAAGCAATTAATAAACTGGCTACCTGATTAGATTGAAAAATCAAGGCACCCTTGGTGTGTTACTTTGACCCAAAAGAGATTCTAGAAGTTcagcaaaaacaataaaaacaaacctgCTTTCGAGATTTTCCATCCGAAAATGTAACTGAAATGTTGCATGCCGGCTTAAAAGcaccaattatataattctgaaaaacaaaagttgacaatttatttcatactaaaaagtcaattaaggcagatgaaatagaaatttagaagcaggaataaaaaaatagtaataataataacaaaatccCTAACAGAAAACGTTGAAACATTACCATTGCTGAAATTTAACCCTAATTCAATCAAACCCCAAACAGGAACACCTGCAACAAATTTCGTCCACAGTTCAAGCCCCAATTTTAACAGCATATGAACGAACAATTACAAAAGATCGCAGCCAAAGAACATAAGCACCACTAAAGCTTAAACTGCAATACATTACGTCTCTTGAATAACATAAATGTAAGAATCCAATaacataaatgtaaaattCCCACTTCAAAACCCTATAACAATCCAAATCTTTTTCCAGCTCCAAATTCTAATATCATCAGAATCAGGAAAGAAATAATTGCATACGTAAATTCAAGGATTCATCTTACTTGAGAGGAGATAGAAGGTGTCTCACAGAAGATCGAAGAGCAGTGATCTGAGTCGACGACGATAAACGCGATGACTACGAGagtttgagagagagaaaaaactAAACACGTTAAACTCCAAGACCTGACTGTTCAACTACGGAGTGTTTGGTTGGGGGACCAAAGGAAATCAAATTCAGTCTGTTTGTTAACTCAAATAATAGGACATTAGGACCagattaaatccaatttagaTAGAAAtacctatatattttttcgagttcatagaaatattaagTCCTACTTTAAAAATCGGAATTGAAGTTTcttggaaaataaaatcataaaacatatttattatattaatattattttatgtgcaTTTGAGTTCAGCAGTACCATAATGGTCGAATGAGCTTCTCAAAAGTTCTAAAATCAAATGAGACGATGTTAACACTCCAATTTTTAAGTCAATAGctttaattactaaaaaaaaaaaaaatgagataacTTAAAATAGTATCTCCAGATAACTTATTTTGGTATTAGCTtgcattatttcaaattcttcccattcttttttagtaattCAAGTTATTGACTTAAATATCGGAGTACtgacttttattttgtatgttaattttttttcctttgattttagaatttttgagatttttttttttaattattgtgttgCTATTAAACCTTGGTAcacatcaattataattttatattttttttgtagttatttttcaaagggataattacactcccctccccTAAGGTCTGGTGTAGTTACACGTAGACcccatgtggtttgaaaaattatatttagtaccactaagtttgcttccgtctaataagTTAGTccatccgttagtcaaaatttactaaatttattaatattaacagaaaaattgaatgaaaattgaaatattcgATTGAtgtattactgacttattataggtcaaacaatttcttttggattaaattgtccttataatggtgaagatatacctcatcatatgcattaacgcgtgaagacatatgaaggtaatttgataataaaaagatttacttgacctgcaataaattagtattaaGTCAATTGggagtaaatataattcttttttttttattaatattagcaaattcgtGAATCTTAACTAACAaaaggacttatttattagataaaaataaactttaggagtgttaaatataattttttaaataaaaaataaattatatacaattatatcaaatctgaaaaaaggagagtgtaattatccttttttaaatgattagCTAAACAAActacattaaataattaattggttGGAGGCCATACCACCTCAAGAGCCACAGGTCTCTTATTGCATGAGAATTTGTGAGGCCCAATTTTCGCCATTTGAACCATGGGGGTTTTGGAAAACTTCTATTATATAGGAGTTCTATGATAATTAGAAGTGGATAGTCTTTGTGAAAGgattaaaagtaataaaaactaaattagatattatttggagggaaaaaacAGAACTTCTTGCCCTATGTGACCGTAGCAGGGAGTTTTGAGGCAAAATATAGTGCTTTATCTAAAAGGAAAACTATTAaatcctaatattttatttttcataatttattttcctgaaaagattatgaaatattttgcaATTGTTTAATAAGTATTAAACCAtctcacaaaatattttgaagaaacTTATATACTCTAAATGTAGCttttaatacaataataaacacttaaccaataaattctaataaaaatttgcaCGTGTACATTACATGTAGAAGCGTAGCATAATCACAAATTGTTGTCCTAATAATTAAGGACTTAAGATCAACTATTTTTTACACCTACGACGTAGGTTCAAATGCTCGATAAAgtgtttgataatattaaacgTACATTCTATCTTGTATTGATTATCACGTTGGTTAGATTTTGATTGTCAACGACTATAAGTCAATTGTATAAAGCCTAACAAACACATAGATATTAATGACAATAAGTCAATGATAAAGACTCTAACAAATACATGATACAAGCGGAATCCTCCTTGACTGACATGTTTGTGAAGCGCCAcccttattttttcatttttatttaaagaaaaacataatatgtaaaatagcatttgatcataaaataatggaCACATAGCACATCTCATGTACTAAGttatgcaattaattattgtaaattaaacaattaacaaaaaaagctTAGAGACTTTTTTCAGAAATGTACAAGTATATGCTATGGTGTAATCTTTTACAAGTCaatctaataatttcaaagaCCCAAAAAGCAACATctgaaaaaatgaaatcatcTACACCagtaaaaaataacaaaaagaggCTTCCAATTATCGGAGCCCcgaattcaattcaataaaaccCGATTCAATTATCATGAATATGGACCGAACCCGAATTTTCCCTTTCAACGGGTTCAACATCAAATTTGTCCAACGAAGCCTTTCTACTACTCCTCGACTTCAAAAATCCGTAAAAATTCTTGATCTCCTTCATAGGATGAATCCCGTTTTGCCCTTCCTTACCTGACTCCTCCGTTTCATCCACAACCCGTCCAGACCCGGACCCACTCAGCCGTCTCCTGACCCTACCCGCAAGGTCGGTTTGCAGTGCCGTGATGACGGTTTTCAATGCCCGGCTCGGTGAACCCCGGTTCGATATCATGATCTCGCAAATCTCGGCCGGACTCAGAGTCGCCCCGGTTTGGAAGATCTCCTCCACTTGCGGAAACAATTTGTGATCTTTCAATCCTAAATGACTGCTGGCTAAACTTTTGAACGCGGTAAAATCGCAGAGGGGGAAGTTGATGTGCACGTCGATTCTGCCGGGGCGTAGAAGGCACGCGCCGACGTTTTCCTTACTGTTCATGGTGAAAATCATCACTCTCTCTTCGCCGCAGCAGGAGAATATTCCGTCCATGAAGTTCAGGATTCCCGACAAGCTGACCGCCGATGATTTTTCGGCCAGGTAGCGGTCCAGATCCTCGATCACGAGTATGgacttttttgttgtttggagGAGGAGGTAGTTCAGATCGGCGTCGTTTTCTACTTTGTGCAGATTGATTTCGTAAATGTCGTAGCTCAGGAACTTCGCCATTGCAGCTATGAATGTGGATTTACCCGTACCCCCTGACCCGTACAACAAATAGCTTCTCTTCCAAACACGGCCTAAGCGGTGGTAATACTGCCtggatttcaaaaaattctccAAATCGGATTTGATTCTAGTCTTCAGATCCGCGTCCATGACGATGGTTTCCATCGTCGCTGGATGGGTGAACGACGTCGATCTCCACCGTCCATCTCTCTGCAGTCCGTTCTC
The window above is part of the Sesamum indicum cultivar Zhongzhi No. 13 linkage group LG7, S_indicum_v1.0, whole genome shotgun sequence genome. Proteins encoded here:
- the LOC105166765 gene encoding vacuolar protein sorting-associated protein 26A; the protein is MNYIIGAFKPACNISVTFSDGKSRKQVALKKENGQTVMVPLFQSQETISGKISVEPVSGKKVEHNGIKVELLGQIEMYFDRGNFYDFTSLVRELDVPGEIYERKTFPFEFSTVEMPYETYNGVNVRLRYVLKVTISRGYAGSIVQYQDFVVRNYSPPPSINNSIKMEVGIEDCLHIEFEYNKSKYHLKDVIIGKIYFLLVRIKIKNMDLEIRRRESTGSGSNTHVETETLAKFELMDGAPVRGESIPIRLFLSPYELTPTYRNINNKFSVKYYLNLVLVDEEDRRYFKQQEITMYRLGETSEATL
- the LOC105166766 gene encoding AAA-ATPase At2g46620, with product MFLANLALLVFSIVFLIVVFRFLAKTSLIHSLKRGWQFLEGKSYVYQFYRVPKFNENMQENQLYRKVYTYLNSLPCVEDSEFANLFSGSKSTEINLILDENQTIADHFLGARVCWKIENCEEKGVKSLVLKIRKNDKRRILVPYLQHIHQVFDEIEQKRKEVRLYVNVENGLQRDGRWRSTSFTHPATMETIVMDADLKTRIKSDLENFLKSRQYYHRLGRVWKRSYLLYGSGGTGKSTFIAAMAKFLSYDIYEINLHKVENDADLNYLLLQTTKKSILVIEDLDRYLAEKSSAVSLSGILNFMDGIFSCCGEERVMIFTMNSKENVGACLLRPGRIDVHINFPLCDFTAFKSLASSHLGLKDHKLFPQVEEIFQTGATLSPAEICEIMISNRGSPSRALKTVITALQTDLAGRVRRRLSGSGSGRVVDETEESGKEGQNGIHPMKEIKNFYGFLKSRSSRKASLDKFDVEPVERENSGSVHIHDN